A window of the Desulfopila inferna genome harbors these coding sequences:
- a CDS encoding ATP-binding protein — MKLLKKLISFSTLYIIAVTVIILIILYYASTITYQKGIENLANEGSVKLELHVTYLDGVLEKYESLPELLASDERLINYLIHPGGQDRIAALNKYLETINRISDASDTYLMDRDGLTIAASNWNEPRPFVGRNFSYRPYFKEAMRGRLGHYFALGTTSIQRGYYFAYPVRHKGEIIGVLAIKIGIDSVEQSWGHKKQSFLVTDPDGVIFFTTNHNWRFKTLFPLAEKTRKRIVESRRYPNTTLEPISMVYENTTPYGRVVKIKNEKNSQTDTYLLQSVYMEQAGWNVQILSETVGVERFVLLVLAMFSSIFILGGLVHLLVRQRKQRLLEVKKFEDKSRKVLEDANERLESRVNERTKELTKTNLLLRGEVEDRRRAEAALKKTRSELIHAAKLAALGQMSAGINHELNQPLAAIRCYTDNCKLFLSKERFMEVQWNLEQISELTDRMARIGVQLKLFSRKTSGQITIIPLHSVIDGALEILRPALRKITADIQVSIEPESLEVKANNVLLQQVLVNLISNALQAIENQDLQEVRISAKRSKGKVMVTIEDTGSGIDPNHLPHIFEPFYTTKKSGQGLGLGLTITERILKDMNGEIRIGKSIGGTRFEFFLEEAE; from the coding sequence ATGAAACTGTTGAAAAAACTTATTTCTTTTTCCACGCTCTACATTATAGCCGTAACAGTTATTATTCTGATTATCCTTTACTACGCTTCTACCATCACTTATCAGAAAGGAATCGAAAATTTAGCAAATGAAGGCTCCGTTAAGCTGGAACTCCATGTGACCTACCTGGATGGAGTTCTGGAAAAATATGAAAGCCTTCCAGAACTTCTCGCCTCCGACGAACGGCTCATCAATTATCTTATCCACCCGGGAGGCCAAGACAGGATTGCCGCACTCAATAAATATCTAGAGACCATAAACCGGATCAGCGATGCCTCGGATACATATTTAATGGATCGTGATGGTCTGACGATTGCAGCCTCAAACTGGAATGAACCACGACCTTTCGTGGGCAGAAATTTCAGCTACAGGCCGTACTTCAAAGAAGCTATGAGAGGGAGGCTTGGTCACTATTTTGCCCTGGGAACCACTTCCATTCAGCGAGGCTATTACTTTGCTTATCCAGTAAGGCATAAGGGTGAAATAATAGGAGTACTGGCCATTAAGATAGGGATTGATTCAGTCGAACAGTCCTGGGGACATAAAAAGCAATCTTTTTTGGTCACCGATCCCGATGGTGTCATTTTCTTCACCACAAATCACAATTGGAGATTTAAGACCCTATTTCCACTGGCGGAAAAGACACGAAAAAGAATTGTCGAAAGCAGGAGGTATCCTAATACCACCCTCGAACCTATCAGCATGGTGTATGAGAATACAACTCCATATGGTCGTGTAGTAAAAATAAAGAATGAAAAAAATTCTCAGACGGATACGTATCTCCTTCAAAGCGTTTATATGGAACAAGCCGGCTGGAACGTGCAGATACTATCGGAAACCGTGGGGGTGGAAAGATTTGTACTTCTGGTTCTGGCGATGTTTAGTTCAATTTTTATTCTTGGCGGCCTTGTCCATCTACTGGTCCGGCAAAGAAAGCAACGTCTGCTTGAGGTAAAGAAATTTGAGGATAAATCGAGAAAGGTGCTGGAAGATGCCAATGAACGACTGGAGAGCAGGGTCAATGAGCGGACGAAGGAGCTTACCAAAACAAATCTGCTTTTGAGAGGTGAGGTAGAGGATCGGCGAAGGGCTGAAGCCGCTCTGAAAAAAACACGATCTGAATTGATTCATGCCGCTAAACTGGCAGCTCTTGGGCAGATGTCGGCAGGTATTAATCATGAATTAAACCAGCCTTTGGCGGCCATTCGGTGTTATACTGACAATTGCAAACTTTTCCTAAGCAAGGAAAGGTTTATGGAGGTGCAGTGGAATCTTGAGCAGATCAGTGAATTGACTGACAGGATGGCCCGAATCGGTGTCCAATTGAAATTATTTTCAAGAAAAACCAGCGGGCAGATCACAATTATTCCACTGCATAGTGTCATTGACGGTGCTCTGGAGATATTACGGCCTGCCCTGAGAAAAATTACAGCTGATATCCAAGTAAGCATTGAACCGGAATCATTGGAAGTTAAAGCAAATAACGTTCTCTTGCAGCAGGTTCTGGTGAATCTCATCAGCAATGCCTTGCAGGCCATTGAAAATCAAGATCTTCAGGAAGTCCGCATTTCCGCAAAACGAAGCAAAGGCAAGGTCATGGTGACGATCGAGGATACCGGCAGCGGTATAGATCCCAATCACCTCCCTCATATTTTTGAACCTTTTTATACCACCAAAAAATCGGGACAGGGACTGGGGCTGGGACTGACTATAACAGAGAGAATTCTCAAGGATATGAATGGCGAGATTCGGATTGGAAAATCCATCGGTGGAACCAGGTTTGAATTTTTTTTAGAGGAAGCTGAGTAG
- a CDS encoding sigma-54-dependent transcriptional regulator, which translates to MDKGKKVVFVDDEKHIRQANKQTLELAELEVTCLECAEKAMTYISMEWPGVVICDIRLPKMDGLEFLQEVQKIDMDLPVILITGHGDISTAVQAMRDGAYDFIEKPYSTERLVKTVERALEKRALTLENRTLRRELEAHSTPGPRIIGKTQAMLRLRETIAQIADTRADVLILGETGTGKELVARSLHEQSERRVKNFVAVNCGAVSESIIESDLFGHEAGAFTDARERRIGKFEHANGGTILLDEIESMPLRVQVHLLRVLQERSLERMGSNELISLDVRFVAASKVDLLKAAEEGGFREDLYYRLNVVYLEIPPLRERREDIPLLFHHFLLVAGHRYQQEVPLPGPSQMNSLMSYSWPGNVRELRNLAERYVLLGNQCGWSLDHLLVGAEKQPKHNLPQQVEDFERSLIEQALVSSNGTIKDVMDTLAIPRKTLYDKMRKYGLDKSDYK; encoded by the coding sequence ATGGACAAAGGGAAAAAAGTCGTTTTTGTTGACGACGAAAAACATATACGCCAGGCCAATAAACAGACTCTCGAACTCGCTGAGTTGGAGGTAACCTGTCTTGAGTGTGCAGAAAAAGCCATGACCTATATTTCTATGGAGTGGCCTGGGGTTGTGATTTGTGATATTCGGCTACCTAAAATGGATGGGCTTGAATTCCTGCAGGAGGTTCAGAAAATTGATATGGACCTGCCTGTGATTCTCATAACCGGACATGGCGATATATCGACGGCGGTTCAAGCCATGCGTGACGGTGCCTACGATTTTATCGAAAAACCATATTCAACTGAGCGACTGGTGAAAACTGTGGAGCGTGCGCTTGAAAAAAGAGCACTAACTCTGGAAAACAGGACTCTTCGCAGAGAATTAGAAGCACATTCCACTCCGGGACCGAGGATAATCGGCAAGACTCAGGCGATGTTGAGACTACGGGAAACCATCGCTCAAATTGCCGATACCAGGGCTGATGTGCTTATTCTGGGGGAAACGGGCACAGGCAAGGAACTTGTGGCCAGATCTCTTCACGAGCAGAGTGAGCGAAGGGTCAAGAATTTTGTAGCGGTAAATTGCGGTGCTGTTTCAGAATCTATAATCGAAAGCGATCTTTTCGGACATGAGGCCGGAGCTTTTACCGATGCAAGGGAAAGGAGGATCGGCAAGTTTGAACATGCCAACGGCGGCACCATTCTCCTTGATGAAATCGAATCTATGCCGCTCCGTGTTCAAGTGCATCTCCTACGAGTCCTGCAGGAGAGATCTCTGGAAAGAATGGGCTCTAATGAACTTATATCGCTGGATGTCAGATTTGTAGCAGCCTCCAAGGTAGATCTTCTGAAGGCAGCGGAAGAGGGTGGGTTTCGGGAGGATTTATATTATAGACTTAATGTGGTTTATCTGGAAATTCCACCTCTTAGAGAACGCCGAGAGGATATTCCTCTTCTTTTCCATCACTTCTTATTGGTAGCCGGTCATAGATATCAGCAGGAAGTTCCCTTACCGGGCCCTTCTCAGATGAATTCGCTTATGTCCTACTCCTGGCCGGGTAATGTCAGAGAACTGCGCAACCTTGCCGAACGCTATGTTCTGCTTGGAAATCAATGTGGCTGGTCATTGGACCATTTGCTGGTAGGGGCTGAAAAACAACCAAAGCACAATCTACCTCAACAGGTGGAAGATTTTGAACGCAGTCTTATCGAGCAGGCTCTGGTGTCAAGCAACGGCACCATTAAGGACGTCATGGACACCCTGGCTATTCCCCGCAAAACCTTATACGACAAAATGAGAAAATACGGCCTGGATAAAAGTGATTATAAATAG